A genomic window from Arvicola amphibius chromosome 5, mArvAmp1.2, whole genome shotgun sequence includes:
- the LOC119814990 gene encoding olfactory receptor 4K3-like: MEGGNQSVVSEFVLLGLAHSQNLQLFLFMMFLMIYVLALSGNSIVMFLIVTDHNLHSPMYFFLANLSFVDMWLSSVTTPKMIADFLKEPKIISFAGCMCQVFFDHCVGAVEMMLLVVMAYDRYVAICKPLHYFTIMNLKRCTALVLTSWTISFVHAMSQLMAVVHLPLCGHMEIDSFFCDIPLIIKLSCTDYHDLDIYMNANCGVVVVSCFILLLISYTYILITVRQSSKAGASKALSTCSAHITVVMIFFVPCIFIYVWPLNIIWLDKFLAVFYTLIAPLLNPAIYTLRNKEMKNAIKKLKSYFRKHKDNT; encoded by the coding sequence atggagggagggaatcaGTCTGTGGTATCAGAATTTGTGCTTTTGGGACTTGCCCACTCACAGAATCTTCAACTCTTCCTCTTCATGATGTTTTTGATGATTTATGTGCTCGCTCTATCTGGAAATAGTATTGTCATGTTCTTAATTGTCACTGACCATAATCTCCATTcccccatgtacttctttttGGCCAACCTGTCCTTTGTTGATATGTGGCTTTCCTCAGTCACCACTCCTAAAATGATCGCAgattttctcaaggaaccaaAGATCATTTCATTTGCAGGTTGCATGTGTCAGGTCTTCTTCGACCATTGTGTTGGTGCAGTTGAGATGATGCTGTTGGTGGTGATGgcttatgaccgctatgtggccatatGCAAACCACTCCACTACTTCACTATTATGAACCTGAAAAGATGCACTGCATTGGTATTGACTTCCTGGACCATTTCTTTTGTGCATGCCATGAGTCAGCTTATGGCAGTTGTGCATCTACCACTCTGTGGCCACATGGAAATTGATAGTTTCTTCTGTGACATACCATTGATAATCAAGTTATCCTGCACAGATTACCATGATTTGGATATTTACATGAATGCTAACTGTGGAGTTGTAGTTGTAAGCTGCTTCATTCTGTTGCTCATTTCCTACACGTATATCCTTATCACTGTCCGCCAGAGCTCTAAAGCTGGTGCATCTAAGGCTCTGTCCACATGCAGTGCCCACATCACAGTGGTGATGATCTTTTTTGTTCCTTGCATCTTCATCTATGTGTGGCCACTCAATATCATCTGGTTGGACAAATTCCTTGCTGTATTTTATACTCTTATTGCACCTCTTCTAAATCCAGCCATTTACAcactgagaaataaagaaatgaaaaatgctataaagaaattaaaaagctatTTCAGGAAGCACAAGGACAATACTTAA